From Schizosaccharomyces pombe strain 972h- genome assembly, chromosome: II, the proteins below share one genomic window:
- the pka1 gene encoding cAMP-dependent protein kinase catalytic subunit Pka1 yields MDTTAVASKGSTNVGSSTDTLSTSASLHPSMNAGSVNEYSEQQRHGTNSFNGKPSVHDSVGSDASVSNGHNNHNESSLWTSGIPKALEEATKSKKPDSLVSTSTSGCASAHSVGYQNIDNLIPSPLPESASRSSSQSSHQRHSRDGRGELGSEHGERRSAMDGLRDRHIRKVRVSQLLDLQRRRIRPADHTTKDRYGIQDFNFLQTLGTGSFGRVHLVQSNHNRLYYAIKVLEKKKIVDMKQIEHTCDERYILSRVQHPFITILWGTFQDAKNLFMVMDFAEGGELFSLLRKCHRFPEKVAKFYAAEVILALDYLHHNQIVYRDLKPENLLLDRFGHLKIVDFGFAKRVSTSNCCTLCGTPDYLAPEIISLKPYNKAADWWSLGILIFEMLAGYPPFYSENPMKLYENILEGKVNYPSYFSPASIDLLSHLLQRDITCRYGNLKDGSMDIIMHPWFRDISWDKILTRKIEVPYVPPIQAGMGDSSQFDAYADVATDYGTSEDPEFTSIFKDF; encoded by the coding sequence ATGGATACGACTGCCGTTGCTTCCAAAGGAAGTACTAACGTGGGTTCTTCAACTGACACTCTATCTACAAGTGCCTCTTTGCATCCATCTATGAATGCCGGCAGCGTTAATGAATATTCGGAACAGCAGCGACATGGaacaaattcttttaatggCAAACCCTCTGTTCATGATTCTGTTGGTAGTGATGCAAGTGTAAGCAATGGTCATAATAACCATAATGAATCAAGTCTGTGGACTTCGGGCATCCCTAAAGCTTTGGAAGAGGCCacgaaaagcaaaaaaccCGACAGCTTGGTTAGCACCAGTACGTCTGGCTGTGCAAGTGCCCATTCTGTTGGTTACCAAAACATCGATAATTTGATCCCTTCACCTCTTCCTGAAAGCGCGAGTAGAAGTAGTAGCCAAAGCAGCCATCAAAGACATTCGCGGGACGGTCGTGGTGAACTAGGTTCAGAACACGGAGAGAGACGGTCAGCTATGGATGGGCTACGCGATCGCCATATTCGTAAAGTTCGGGTTAGTCAGCTGCTCGATTTACAGCGTCGAAGGATTCGTCCTGCTGACCACACCACAAAAGATCGATATGGAATACAagatttcaatttcttaCAAACATTGGGCACTGGCTCGTTTGGTCGAGTTCATCTCGTTCAGTCGAATCACAATCGCCTGTATTACGCCATCAAGgttttagaaaagaaaaaaatcgttGATATGAAGCAAATAGAGCACACTTGCGATGAGAGATACATTTTATCCCGTGTCCAACACCCGTTCATTACCATTCTATGGGGTACTTTCCAAGATGCCAAAAATCTGTTTATGGTCATGGATTTTGCTGAAGGAGGAGagcttttttctttgcttcGTAAATGTCATCGATTTCCCGAAAAAGTTGCCAAATTTTATGCAGCAGAAGTGATCCTTGCTCTTGATTATCTTCACCACAATCAAATCGTATATCGAGATTTAAAACCCgaaaatcttcttcttgaCCGGTTTGgtcatttgaaaattgtGGACTTTGGTTTTGCCAAACGCGTCTCTACTAGCAACTGTTGTACTCTTTGTGGTACCCCCGATTATTTAGCCCCGGAAATCATATCTTTAAAACCGTACAACAAAGCTGCAGATTGGTGGTCCCTTGGTATTCTTATCTTTGAAATGCTTGCGGGTTATCCTCCATTTTACTCTGAGAATCCAATGAAGTTGTATGAGAATATCCTTGAAGGCAAGGTCAACTATCCATCGTACTTTTCTCCTGCTAGTATTGATTTGTTGAGCCATTTACTTCAGCGAGACATAACCTGCCGCTAtggaaatttgaaagatgGTAGCATGGATATTATTATGCACCCTTGGTTCCGTGATATCAGCTGGGACAAGATCCTTACTCGGAAAATTGAGGTTCCGTATGTTCCTCCCATTCAAGCTGGAATGGGTGATTCCAGTCAATTTGACGCTTATGCTGATGTAGCTACGGATTATGGAACATCTGAAGATCCTGAATTTACTTCTATCTTTAAGGACTTTTGA
- the cut4 gene encoding anaphase-promoting complex platform subcomplex scaffold subunit Apc1: MLELKTNVIQDPELKDSLDLQENDRVEIIGDAVHYIVNDHLNRVFNYTVDQQKIHAALITTFASGKKAIVVILDDIGYVYYVGDNNNDSYIINVPFSTESAWSSPSGLYLQRHRSSDENLNTDLPHIFCLNDPLDELTLIKFDGKKILSLFDSIVYVVGEIVVTHNKKEKKLSFWRSRFIDPESDQSIKSSRNRRRESSFSREKNPDLTRSDSIHYTANTRLSEKFEEQGLAYSTIFSHIESFPITGSTSFDSILGNGVLVITTLVKELEKGYMMLFRLVRDRSPYFLDSLQLHAINLSAIKSKHLQKIVVLSSKGKVSLESPMSPSLPIEGTFRSFRVHGATLYLEDTDGVQRYISLDNRASNSLVKWCLSVIRYVLPLREYEIFYTGHLYALFAFKLSHDEAFISSILACFTFFSRDKVHVEPIEDCNEAYSLSSKFHFKKEILIASQLSSHLDYSTFKNYLMPLAITLHFISEELRLDSVVKPRKDQLVALLLQITTWLKWPRYCEYYNFDIAETFLSIPLSIQVDVEEPVGPTSILQWIIECLRSQSTVPFYGLESYGLPHSCSTMFPQTLSLMQLLDCLLNPNMTLQNLVEEMVRLGISRKRCERYPFGILCIIFTVLEIAAEEYSPNWESEELRLVNRLDVDSFLHPKTPKWVFNKQDQEVKEIKALTSTVTDSTLVDTQSFHPYKVVTDMIFREDRRLAEVNKLLNYSSQITIMTEHFDVDLSSVPMQQKVAQCICVRTLSVPIGAGMLTYGSKNPLPTEKVTPRLFNFTLHLHPGTLIIQPNKEFVTQELTEWPEFNVGVALGLSISKFSKEINTSWIMFNRPETLTAYHAGFLFGLGLNGHLKALATWHSFIYLTSKHDTTSIGLLLGLASSYLGSMDAKVTKLLSVHISALLPVGSNELNISPLTQTAGILGIGLLFHDSCHRRMSEVTMEEILASNESELKNEGYKLAAGFSLGLINLGRGSNLPGMSDLKLVSRLQVGISSQATFQSLEAGSPGAIMALTMIYMKTNDLEVAKKIDIPKSRYLLDFYRPDLILLRVAGKNLIMWDEVKADYEWVKYQIPDIMLSQFDLQEKKVLSSDDLLLYNVLAGICFSLGLRFAGTGNPKAKEILINFLDSFIRLCHLPAKTHDERVTAVTVIRCTQIVALSSSCVMAGYCDLDVLRRLRVLHGRMEPVNYGAQMATHMALGILSLGGGRYSLSRSNLAIAALLISFYPQFPRTTQDNRAHLQAARNLWALAVEERCIIPRNQDTKQPCIVPLNVVQKSGAVQKLEAPILLPPYDSISSVSTLGDKYWNLKIDLDNNSDYRELLRESQTLTLMPYDRTSSKEEPLNLFPKLKDTSSPLWNLVKTSRLFQSSNSPLNVASLQESNNKTSLGVKLLLSMDFDNLTRDRLLSLQILLQFFESCWTGVLLNKFHSRQYLFLSRDLVEDLSLRVWEYVYSHNHNEESV, translated from the coding sequence ATGCtagaattaaaaacaaatgttaTTCAAGACCCTGAATTAAAGGATTCATTAGATTTGCAAGAGAATGATCGGGTTGAAATCATTGGAGATGCTGTGCATTATATTGTGAATGACCATTTAAATCGTGTATTTAATTATACCGTAGATCAACAAAAGATACATGCTGCCCTTATTACTACATTTGCATCTGGAAAAAAGGCAATTGTTGTGATTCTGGACGACATTGGATATGTATACTATGTGGGCGACAATAATAATGATTCTTATATTATAAACGTTCCTTTTTCAACAGAAAGCGCATGGAGTTCACCAAGTGGACTATATCTTCAGCGTCATCGTTCGAGCGATGAGAATCTGAATACTGACTTGCctcatattttttgtctAAACGATCCTTTAGATGAACTTacgttaataaaatttgacggaaaaaaaatactatcTCTGTTTGATTCAATCGTTTATGTCGTGGGAGAGATCGTCGTAACacataataaaaaagaaaaaaaattgagttTTTGGAGGAGTCGCTTTATTGATCCAGAGTCAGACCAGTCAATAAAAAGCTCACGTAACAGAAGAAGGGAAAGCTCTTTTTCTCGTGAAAAGAATCCTGACTTAACTCGCTCTGATTCTATCCATTATACCGCCAATACTCGTCTTTCTGAAAAATTCGAGGAACAAGGACTCGCTTATTCGACCATATTTTCTCACATAGAGTCTTTTCCTATCACCGGAAGTACTTCGTTTGATTCAATCCTTGGAAATGGTGTTTTGGTCATCACCACTTTAGTGAAAGAGCTTGAAAAAGGCTACATGATGTTGTTTCGCCTTGTTCGTGACAGATCTCCTTACTTCTTAGATTCGCTTCAACTACATGCAATAAATTTGAGTGCTATTAAATCTAAgcatttgcaaaaaattgttgTTCTGTCTTCAAAGGGGAAGGTGAGTCTCGAGTCTCCAATGTCGCCATCTTTGCCTATTGAGGGTACCTTTCGTTCATTTCGTGTGCATGGTGCCACACTTTACTTAGAGGACACCGATGGAGTGCAGAGGTATATATCTCTAGATAACAGAGCATCCAATAGCTTGGTAAAATGGTGTTTAAGTGTTATTCGTTATGTTTTGCCCTTGCGtgaatatgaaattttttatactgGACATCTTTACGCgctttttgcttttaagCTTAGCCATGATGAGGCTTTCATATCTTCAATACTCGCCTGTTtcactttcttttctcgAGATAAAGTTCATGTTGAACCAATTGAAGATTGCAATGAAGCTTACAGTCTGTCCTCTAAgtttcattttaaaaaagaaatacttATTGCTTCTCAGCTCTCATCTCATCTTGATTACTCaacattcaaaaattacttGATGCCCTTAGCTATTACCTTACATTTTATATCTGAAGAATTGCGGTTGGATTCGGTTGTAAAGCCTCGTAAAGATCAGCTTGTAGCTTTATTACTTCAAATCACCACGTGGTTGAAGTGGCCACGGTATTGCGAGTATTATAACTTTGATATCGCTGAAACATTTCTATCTATACCCTTATCGATTCAAGTTGATGTTGAGGAACCTGTTGGTCCAACATCGATTTTACAGTGGATTATTGAATGTTTAAGGTCGCAATCTACAGTACCTTTTTATGGCTTGGAAAGTTATGGGCTACCACATTCTTGCTCTACTATGTTTCCCCAAACCCTTTCTTTAATGCAGTTACTCGATTGCTTGCTAAATCCTAATATGACCCTTCAAAACTTAGTTGAAGAAATGGTACGGTTAGGAATTTCAAGAAAGAGGTGTGAAAGATACCCATTTGGAATTTTAtgcattatttttacagtACTCGAGATTGCCGCTGAAGAGTATTCTCCGAATTGGGAAAGCGAAGAGCTTCGATTAGTCAATCGCCTTGACGTTGATTCATTCTTACATCCAAAGACACCTAAATGGGTTTTTAATAAGCAGGATCAAGAAgtcaaagaaataaaagcaCTCACTAGTACAGTTACCGATTCTACACTTGTTGACACGCAGTCGTTTCATCCTTATAAGGTTGTAACGGATATGATTTTTAGAGAGGATCGACGACTGGCAGAAGTGaataaacttttaaattattcaagTCAAATCACCATAATGACTGAACACTTTGATGTCGACTTGAGTTCAGTACCAATGCAACAAAAAGTTGCTCAATGCATTTGCGTTAGAACATTGTCCGTGCCAATTGGAGCGGGTATGCTTACGTATGGTAGTAAAAATCCTTTACCTACGGAAAAGGTCACTCCAcgattatttaattttacattGCACTTGCATCCTGGAACTTTAATTATACAACCTAATAAAGAGTTCGTAACACAGGAATTAACCGAGTGGCCAGAGTTTAATGTTGGCGTTGCATTAGGATTATCGATATCTAAGTTTTCAAAGGAAATAAACACTAGTTGGATTATGTTCAATCGACCTGAAACTTTGACTGCTTACCATGCgggatttctttttggtcTAGGGCTAAACGGTCATTTAAAGGCCCTTGCTACCTGgcattcttttatttatcttaCTAGCAAGCATGATACAACCAGTATAGGCCTTTTACTTGGACTTGCATCCTCGTATTTGGGGAGTATGGATGCAAAGGTTACAAAATTGCTAAGTGTGCACATTTCAGCATTACTGCCAGTTGGATCTAATGAATTGAATATTTCACCATTAACTCAGACTGCAGGAATTCTAGGAATTggtttattatttcatgATTCGTGTCATAGACGCATGTCTGAAGTGACCATGGAAGAGATTTTGGCTTCTAATGAAAGCGAACTAAAGAATGAAGGCTATAAGTTAGCTGCTGGATTTTCTCTTggtttaattaatttaggGAGAGGATCTAATCTTCCAGGCATGTCTGATTTAAAACTCGTTTCAAGGCTACAAGTGGGAATATCTAGTCAGGCTACATTTCAGTCTTTAGAAGCCGGTTCTCCCGGGGCCATTATGGCTTTGACTATGATATATATGAAGACTAATGATTTGGAAGTTgcgaaaaaaattgatattCCTAAATCGCGATATCTTCTTGATTTCTATCGTCCAGATCTAATACTTTTGCGAGTTGCCGGTAAAAACTTAATTATGTGGGATGAAGTCAAAGCAGATTATGAATGGGtgaaatatcaaattccTGATATAATGCTCTCACAATTTGATTTACAGGAAAAAAAGGTTCTCTCTTCTGACGACTTGCTGCTTTATAATGTCTTAGCAgggatttgtttttctttaggTTTAAGGTTTGCTGGAACGGGTAATCCGAAAGCCAAGGAAATTCTCATCAACTTTTTAGATAGCTTCATTCGGTTGTGTCATCTGCCTGCTAAAACACACGATGAAAGAGTAACTGCAGTGACTGTAATTCGCTGTACACAAATTGTCGCTTTGTCTTCTTCTTGTGTTATGGCGGGTTATTGTGATCTAGATGTTTTGAGAAGGTTAAGAGTACTACATGGGAGAATGGAGCCTGTGAACTACGGGGCTCAAATGGCTACTCATATGGCGCTCGGAATTCTTTCGCTAGGTGGAGGAAGGTATAGTTTGTCTCGCAGTAATTTAGCAATCGCGGCTTTGttaatatcattttatCCGCAATTTCCCAGGACTACTCAAGATAATCGTGCACATTTGCAAGCTGCTCGAAATTTGTGGGCTTTAGCTGTGGAAGAACGTTGTATTATCCCGAGAAATCAAGATACCAAACAGCCATGCATAGTGCCATTAAATGTTGTTCAAAAAAGCGGCGCAGTTCAAAAACTAGAAGCGCCTATACTTTTGCCGCCGTACGATAGCATTAGTTCAGTGTCGACGTTGGGTGATAAGTAttggaatttaaaaattgatttggaCAATAACAGTGATTACCGTGAACTATTAAGGGAATCACAAACACTGACACTGATGCCTTATGACCGAACAAGTTCAAAAGAAGAGCCACTTAATCTATTCCCTAAGCTTAAAGATACCTCAAGCCCACTTTGGAACTTGGTAAAAACAAGCAGGTTGTTCCAAAGCTCGAATAGCCCCTTAAACGTTGCATCGTTACAAGaatcaaataataaaacttcTCTAGGCGTTAAATTACTCCTGTCTATGGACTTTGATAATTTAACTAGAGACCGTTTATTAAGTTTGCAAATACTgttacaattttttgagtCTTGTTGGACTGGTGTGCTCTTGAATAAGTTTCACTCCCGTCAATatcttttcctttctcGTGATTTGGTAGAAGATTTGAGTTTGAGAGTATGGGAGTATGTGTATTCTCATAATCATAATGAAGAATCTGTATAA
- the gid9 gene encoding ubiquitin ligase complex subunit — MNFRPEQQYILEKPGILLSFEQLRINFKHILRHLEHESHVINSTLTTLISQENASMDEKIEKIDSLLSRVSTVKKKMKHLHDCEALFIKQTKSRLLFMNRLQGIRDMESADFLDWSRVRLNRLVADYMMANGYHGAAALLCKDSQLENLVDLGIYKRYQLIHDSILQQELKEVLSWCSEHRAILKKNNSTLELEVRLQRFIELIKSKKLCQAIAFAKAHFGTWANEHPARLQLAAALLAFPEFTNGSPYSLLLSDDRWEYLASLFTSNFTAVHNIPSVPLLHALLAAGLSSLKTPLCYLDANDDNPLALQSQTVKQCPVCTPCLNDLGKALPYAHITQSAIVDSLTGEGLDSDNCPVAFPNGRVYGIQSLISWNEANGTREGFLRDPYSGKEFPFQLLRKVYVV, encoded by the exons ATGAATTTTCGTCCAGAGCAGCAATATATACTTGAAAAGCCTGGTATTCTTCTCTCTTTTGAGCAATTGCGCATTAACTTCAAACACATTTTGCGGCACTTGGAGCATGAATCGCATGTGATCAATTCCACATTGACAACGTTGATCAGTCAAGAGAATGCATCAatggatgaaaaaatagaaaaaatagattCTCTCCTTTCAAGAGTCAGTACTGTAAAGAAGAAG ATGAAGCATTTGCATGATTGTGAAGCTCTGTTTATCAAGCAAACTAAGTCACGACTGTTGTTCATGAATCGTCTTCAAGGAATTCGTGACATGGAATCTGCGGATTTTTTAGATTGGTCAAGAGTCAGACTGAATCGTTTAGTTGCTGATTATATGATGGCGAATGGGTACCATGGGGCAGCTGCTCTACTTTGTAAAGACTCTCAGTTGGAGAATTTGGTTGATTTAGGCATATATAAGCGTTATCAGCTCATTCACGATTCCATTCTTCAACAGGAGCTCAAAGAGGTTTTGTCTTGGTGTTCGGAGCATCGagcaattttaaaaaaaaataatagtaCATTAGAGCTTGAGGTCCGACTACAGAGATTTAtagaattaataaaaagtaaaaaactTTGCCAAGCCATTGCATTCGCCAAAGCGCACTTCGGTACTTGGGCAAATGAACATCCTGCTCGACTACAGCTAGCGGCTGCCCTACTAGCTTTTCCTGAATTTACGAATGGTTCACCATATTCG TTGCTTCTATCCGATGACCGATGGGAATATTTGGCTTCCTTGTTTACCAGCAATTTTACTGCCGTTCATAATATACCGTCTGTACCTCTTTTACATGCATTGTTAGCTGCTGGTCTATCTTCCCTGAAAACCCCGTTGTGTTATCTTGACGCGAATGATGATAATCCTTTAGCATTACAATCCCAGACTGTGAAACAATGCCCTGTATGTACGCCCTGCTTAAATGACCTTGGCAAAGCTCTTCCTTATGCCCATATTACTCAGTCTGCGATAGTGGATTCTCTGACAGGCGAAGGACTTGACAGCGACAATTGTCCTGTTGCTTTCCCGAACGGTCGAGTTTATGGTATCCAGAGCCTCATAAGTTGGAACGAAGCTAATGGGACTAGAGAAGGATTTCTTAGAGACCCTTATTCTGGCAAAGAGTTTCCATTCCAACTTCTTCGTAAAGTTTATGTGGTTTGA
- the plg7 gene encoding 1-alkyl-2-acetylglycerophosphocholine esterase — MGLGFSSKKQLPAYCGPLPVGSLVLELSVPEEFRCEYKTIEHKLRTVKVRIFYPLDPTKDVEPRTDELWLPFHEGIPEVAKGFRWWLLRAFASGLTNLALPVYKGELFHPPNNGKLPVFIFSHGLVGSRNVYSSLCGTIASYGIVVLAMEHRDNSAIISTVRDPLHPEEPPYVVQYREISDFYADATVVLQNERLLFRQQEIQIALQMIRNINDLGTPDENLPFLCSVDSSFYNSVFQSMKGNLNTAQGELIVAGHSFGAATCAFISGSSTKSLYNDYMFHTEFKCSILYDIWMLPVRQLHLSTMRYPTLMIISYEFRRFVDNFQALESWLVNKDSENQNAGESADEKMSVVPLKKYSHVFVYDGTVHANQSDLPILLPRMVLRVLKGKFEADPYEALRINTRSSVQFLRENHVENVQGDNDPSSLQTNIIPGWERIM; from the coding sequence ATGGGATTGGGATTTTCTTCGAAAAAGCAATTACCTGCCTACTGTGGTCCCTTGCCTGTGGGGTCTTTAGTCTTAGAGCTGAGTGTTCCAGAGGAATTTCGATGTGAATATAAAACCATTGAACACAAACTAAGAACCGTAAAAGTACGCATTTTTTATCCATTGGACCCAACAAAAGATGTAGAGCCTCGCACCGATGAGCTTTGGTTACCATTCCATGAGGGTATACCCGAAGTTGCGAAAGGTTTTCGTTGGTGGCTTCTTCGTGCGTTCGCTTCTGGTTTGACCAACTTAGCTTTGCCCGTCTACAAAGGAGAGTTGTTTCATCCACCGAACAATGGGAAACTGCCAGTATTTATCTTCAGCCATGGATTGGTTGGCTCGAGAAATGTGTATTCTTCGTTATGTGGTACAATCGCTTCCTATGGTATCGTCGTCTTGGCCATGGAGCATAGAGATAACTCGGCCATCATATCTACAGTGCGTGATCCATTACATCCTGAAGAACCCCCGTACGTTGTTCAGTATCGCGAGATAAGCGACTTTTATGCAGACGCTACGGTTGTGCTTCAGAATGAACGACTTTTATTTCGACAGCAGGAAATCCAAATAGCCCTCCAGATGATTCGAAATATCAATGACCTTGGAACTCCGGACGAAAACTTACCCTTTCTTTGCTCTGTGGactcttctttttataattcTGTTTTCCAATCCATGAAGGGTAATTTGAATACCGCTCAAGGAGAATTGATTGTTGCTGGTCATTCTTTTGGTGCCGCTACTTGCGCATTCATTTCCGGTTCTTCTACCAAGTCCTTATATAATGACTATATGTTTCACACTGAGTTTAAGTGCTCCATTTTATACGATATATGGATGCTTCCCGTACGCCAGCTCCATTTGAGTACGATGAGGTATCCTACGCTCATGATTATATCTTACGAATTTCGTCGGTTTGTCGACAATTTTCAAGCTCTCGAAAGTTGGCTTGTAAACAAGGATTCAGAAAACCAAAACGCAGGCGAATCCGCTGATGAGAAAATGTCTGTCgttcctttaaaaaaatattcccACGTGTTTGTTTATGATGGAACAGTACATGCTAACCAAAGCGATTTACCGATTTTGCTCCCTCGCATGGTACTAAGGGTAttgaaaggaaaatttgAAGCAGACCCTTATGAAGCTTTACGCATTAATACTCGTTCATCTGTACAATTCCTTCGTGAAAATCATGTTGAAAATGTTCAGGGAGATAATGATCCTTCGTCGTTGCAAACAAATATTATTCCTGGGTGGGAAAGAATTATGTAG
- the tho4 gene encoding THO complex subunit: MSLEKSLDEIINERTNGFDHKHSRRRGSQNRISKKSRLTYKFKRASKEHNSSPDDGPWQHDLDQEQDAHPRTTHLQKRQHSENRFGVRVENLHYQVLEKDVLSLFENFHPIRVIMNYDRAGRSEGSCDVYFETSQDAEDAQKTLQSTNLKGSEIQISKKSPPSLFDRISDMPHSARKPSRSSRSNRGFNRSSKKDDRSFRSSSKKSSNNSISHEDLDKELDEYAMSFHAASTVSSHSSQDFTPSIANAHEKNEPVAPSKDSNLTEEMDLQMEAV, from the exons atgtCGCTGGAAAAGTCCTTGGACGAAATTATAAATGAAAGAAcg AATGGTTTTGATCACAAGCACAGTCGGCGAAGGGGATCTCAAAATCgtatttccaaaaaatcgCGATTG acctacaaattcaaaagaGCATCAAAAGAACACAACTCTAGTCCAGACGATGGCCCGTGGCAGCATGACTTGGATCAAGAGCAGGATGCTCATCCAAGGACCACTCACCTACAGAAAAGACAACA CTCAGAAAATCGATTTGGGGTTCGTGTGGAAAACTTACATTATCAggttttggaaaaagatgTTTTG tctttgtttgaaaatttccATCCAATTCGCGTGATTATGAACTATGATCGTGCAGGTCGCTCTGAAGGCTCCTGCGATGTTTACTTTGAAACTTCCCAAGATGCTGAAGATGCCCAGAAGACGCTTCAATCTACGAACTTGAAGGGCTCCGAAATTCAAATTTCGAAAAAGTCTCCACCTTCCTTATTCGATCGGATTTCCGACATGCCACATTCAGCCCGCAAACCAAGCCGGTCTTCTCGTTCGAACCGAGGATTCAACcgttcttcaaaaaaagacgACAGATCATTtcgttcttcttcaaaaaagtcTTCTAATAATTCAATTTCACACGAAGATTTAGACAAAGAACTTGACGAATACGCAATGTCATTTCACGCTGCTTCAACTGTGTCATCTCACTCATCACAGGATTTCACACCGTCAATAGCCAATGCTCATGAGAAAAACGAGCCTGTTGCTCCTTCAAAAGATAGTAATTTGACCGAGGAGATGGACCTCCAAATGGAAGCGGTTTAA